AGGTCGCTCATACCACGGAGGAGCGCGAACGGAGCGAGTAGGGCGCCGACGCCGAGTCCGATGAGGCCGGATGCGGCAAGGCGCATCCCCGGATCGATCGCTTTGCGCTTTCGGTGCGTGAAAAATGTTGCAGCCTGCACGATGAACGCCACGACTCCGGCGCAGCCGAACGTGCCCGCAAGTGTGAGCTGTGTCCCACCGCCCCAGGGCACGATGAGCAAGGTTGCGCTGCCGAACAGGAGGCAGATGCTGGCCCACGCAGCCCGCTCGCTTGCGCCATGGCTGAGCAAGAACATCGGCAAAAGCCGATGCGCGACGCCGACGACTACCATGAGCACGAAGCCGACGATTGCTACGTGAGCGTGCTGCCCGACGGTCTTGAACCGGTCGCTGAGTCCGCCATCGTGCAGGTCGAATGCGAGTACGACGCCGTAGACCGGCGTGGCGAGCAGGAAGACCACCGCCCCGGCGAGCGCCCAGTACGTGAGGTTCCGCTCACGGACTGGAATCAACGTAGCGGCCAGGTTCACGCCGAAGGCGGTGAAAGCGAGCGAGAGACTGAACGCGCCGAAGAGCAGGAGCGAGCGGTTCGAGACGACCAGCGCGATGATGAAGCTCGCGACGCCCAACGTTTGCGCCGCGAAAGACAAATGGACGAGCTTGGGGAATTGGATCGAGCGGCCAATAGCAACCGGCAGAAACTGGCAGAGCGCTCCAAAGATGGACAGCGCTATCCACCCGAGGGTGAAGAGGTGTGTCAGCGCGACGACCCGCGGTACGAAGAAGAGCCCCCGCGAAAGATCGGGCGCCGCGAGGACGAGCCCGATAGCCCCGACGGCGTAGCAGACGAGCGCAGCGACGAAATGCCGACCCGGGAGCCACGGCGGAACGAGCTTCGATGGGGTAAAGCCGGCGCCTGGCGCCGGAACGCGCGGAACTCTCCCCGTCAAGGCGCCAGCGGTAGTCGGGAGCATGCTGCCGCGCCGGATGCACGTGGGGTGCCAAACTCTGAATCAGCGCTTTCTGCTTCTGCGCGCGCTGTCGCGCTTGCGGTAGATCGTCCGCGCCGGGACCCCCAGTGCCCGCGCCAGGCTCGCGCGGTCATTCACGCGAGCCTCGGCCCACCGCAGGTAATCTGCCTCGACTTGCTCGAGTGGGAGCAGTTCAGAGACCGCGAAGCAGGTTTCGGGGGGTTGCTCGGGGTGAGAGCGCGGCAACTCGACGCCCGCAAGCTTCGGCGGCAGGTGCTCGATGCGCAACTCCTCGTCGTCCAGTAGCAGTGCCATGCGATCGACGACATCGGTTGCCGATCTCAACGACAAATAGCGTGCCGCCTACCGTCGCGTCTACGAGGTCTCGGTTCGCGCTGTTCGCGCCAGTGAAGGCGCAGTATTCGTAGCCGAAGAGTTCAGACTCGAAGAGTGTTTCGGGCAGGTGCTGCACTCTACGGGCATGAACGGGCGCTGCTTGCGCCCGCTCATCTGGCGGAGCGGACGTGCAAGCTAGCTCCTGTCCGCTTCCGGATTCGCCGAAGAGCAACACTGGTACCACGCTCGGAGCGGCTCGTTGCAAGAGACCGAGCGCTCGGAGAAAGCTGGCGGAGCGCCCGACGAGTTGTCCCTCGTGGCATCGCGGATCTCGCGGATGCGCTCTAGAAAGAGACCCGGCCTCGGGTCATCTCGGACTGGCTCGAGCTCGTATCGAGGCCCCACAGCGCGCCGTGCCGTAAGTGGAAGACGCGCTGCCGCCGGTCGGTTTCCACCGTCGGGCGGAGCGGGCGGTGATCCATCGCGATCAGGATCGCCGGCTCGGGGTTTCGTCGAGCATCGCCAATGGGCGGGAGCTTCCCACAAACCTGGAGGAGCATGGGTTTTCACTGCCACATGTGGCAGTCGCGGCATATGAGTACTGTCAAATGTGACACATCTCCACCCTGCAGGCGATGCGCAGATCCCGCCGCCTTGGCTGGCACGATTCTGGCAACAGAACGTGGCAATGGCGAATGAGAGACCGTATTGGTTGATCACCACGCGGTCTGACGGCCGGAAGGAGCCAGCGTGATCACCCCGCCGGAGGTGAGCATCTCCGAGATAGCGCTCAGTGCGTTTCGCGACGCGGCACGTGAGGCCGGCGACGGGGAGGTCTTGCGGCTGACGATCGATGCCAAGTTCCACAATGACCTGTACTTCGCCGCAATCGAGCCGAACGACGTTGTCATCGTCGTCAGCGGGCTCGAGCTTGCCATGGACGCACGCACCGCGCGACGGGCGAACGGCCTGAAGATCGATTTCGTCGACGGCGCAGCCGGTCCAGGGTTCAAGCTGGACAACCCCAATCAAGATCGCCCAATTAGAGGTATTCATCCAGCCGACGTGGCGCGAGCGCGCAATGAGCACAAAAAGCTTCAGCTCATTGACGTGCGGCCCGCGGTGGAGCAGGCCAAGGCCCGAGTCGAGGGCGCTCGGCAGCTTGACCCAGCGTATCAGGCGGAGCTCGACGCGCTTCCGAAGGACGCGAAGCTCGTCTTCTTGGCTCACCACAGCAGCGGTGCAAAGGCTGCAGCACGGCTGTTCTACGACCGGGGCTTCCACAACGTCTGGTACGTGGTGGGCGGCATCGACGCGTGGGCGACGATGGACCAGAATGTCCGGCGTTACTGAGTTCGCGGCTGGCAACCCGTGCGTCACCGCAGCGAGGCGATGTAGGCCACGACGTCGTTCATGGCTCGATCATCTGGCAGGCCGAGCGCCATGGGACGCATGATCGCACCCGAAGTGTCTTTTGCGTGTGTCCCCCTCATGCCCCGCCTGAACTTCTCAAGTTGTGCGAGTAGATACCAATCGTCGGTCCGGTCAAGGGGCGGCGCGCCGCTTCCGCGATTTCCGCTGGCGAGGGATCCGTGACAGCCTGCACAACGCCCCCACAAGCTTCGTCCGCGCGCTGGATCGCCCTCGACTACTGCCCGTGCTGGCGCCGGCGGCAGCTGTGCCACGTGGTTGGCGACGGCGGTGATATCGCGCTGGGAGTGCACGCTCCGTGCAACCGATTGCATGCGTGCGCCCTCCAGGTCACCGGGATGCGAGCCGCGTATCCCACTCTTGAACTTGACGAGTTGTACACCGACGTACCAAGCATCGACGCCCGCGATCGCCGGAGCGCCGAGTTCCTTGTTTCCCGAGCCTTCGGGGCCATGGCACGGCACACAGAGCTTGTACACCTCTCGTCCTCGCTCGGACTCGTCGACAGAATGTGCTCGTCCGCATGAAGCCGCCGGAAGAACCAGTACGAGCGCAAACACGGTCAGGTAACTCAACTTCAACACGGACCGCAACATCTTCAGGATTCGTGCCACCCGAGTGGCTCAGCTGCTTCCTTGTCGCCCTCTCGCTCGGATGGTCGCTAGCTCGGGGTAGCCGGGATCCACGGTCGGTGCGGTAGTAGTGGCAGCCCGAAGGCACCGCCCGCAACGGGCAATGTTCCTTGCGGCCGCGGTCTTTGGAGCAGCGGCCGTCCCAGCGTGGCTGTATCTTCGGCAGTGCGGCTACACAGCCGCAAGCGCGGATTGGCATGGGCACGAGCTTCTCTTCGGCTACGTGCTCGCCGTAGTGGGTGGATTTCTGACCGGTCCAGTGTCGCGTCGCGCTGCTGTCGGACTTGGGGTGGCATGGCTCGTAGCCCGCGTTTCGGCCCTGGTCGAGCCATTCGGTACCGTTCACGCGACGGCGACCGCGACCTTTGCCGTTGGACTCGCTGGCCTGTCCGCACCCAAGCTGCTTCGCGGACCTTCCCAGCCACGCAATCGGGTACTCGGGCTCGTGGTAGTTGCAATCTTGGCAATGGCGGTTTTGACGCCGTTTGCACAGGCTCACCGCACGAGACTGCTGCTTGTCGTGATTGACCTGTATGCCATCCTGATCACATTCATGGGCGGGCGGCTGATCGCTGCGGCGGCTGCGGGCGCATACTACCGGAGCGGGCGTCAGCTCGACGCACGCGTCCAGCCGCGCCTCGAGGCGACGGTGTTCATGGTTCTTCTCCTCCTCGCTGTGAGCGATCTGGTTCGGGCCCCCGCGCTCGTTACCAGCGCGATCGCGATTGTCGCTGCGGGTCTCTCCCTGGCGCGCTGGTTGCGATGGCGTCTTTGGACTTGCTTGGGGTCGTGGAGCCTCAGCGCACTCGGCGCGGGCTATCTGTGGCTGGCCGTCGGACTCGGACTTCGAGCCTTACGGCAGCATCCGTTGTGGGTCTTACCCACTGACGCGCTGCACGGCTTGACCATCGGTGCGATCGGAGCACTCACCCTGCTTGTGATGGGACGCACCCAGGCAATGACGACCGGCGTACGCCCCGAGCGCTCGCATCGATTGCTGCTCATCGCGATCTTCGTTAACGCCGCGACGGGGCTACGATTGATGGCGGGGCTCACGCGCTGTCTGCCTCGCACGTACCTTCTGCAAGCCGCTGTTGTGGCCTGGTCCAGCGCTTGCTTGGTCTTGGTGTGGTTTCTGCTCAGCTTGCCGGAGGCCTCACGAGGGCAGAAACACAACGGTGACGCCGGCTCCCACGACGGCCATGACATACCGAACCCGACGTAGCCGGAATTGGGAAGCAGACCAAGCTCTTTGGGACCGCGCCGTGAGATGATCGGTGGGGGAAGTTCAGGAAGCGGCGGTCGACGGAAAAATCGCTTCCCGATGGATCCCATCACTTGCCCTTGAAGCCGCGGACGATCTTGACCAACTCGTCCACGACCTCGGGCTTGCTCTTCAACTGCGGATTCGGGGGCATTGCCGCGCTCTTGCCCACTGCAGCACCGCCCTCGAGGATGGCCTTGCGCAACTCGTCGTCCTTCACCTCGTCCTGCCACTTTGCGTCCGTGTAGTCGCGGGGCTTCGGATTCAGCGCGGCGGCTCCGGGACCATCGCCCTTGCCGTCTTTGCCGTGGCAGACGACACAGGTGGTGTCGAAATACCTCTTGGCTTCGGCAGCCGGATCGTCGGCTGCGGCCTGAGCGGAAGTCGCGGCGGCGGAGCCGGTTTCGGTTTTCTTCTCGGACTTGGAGCATCCGATCGCGAGCGCCGAGCACAGCATGGCTCCGGCTACGACCGCGGCATTGACCTTGTGCATGAATCCTCCGGGCATGTGCAATAGATAAATAACTTCGCTTCGGGTCGTCAGTGACGACCCGCGGGCAGGTTGCATTTGGCATGCCATTGCCAAGAACGACGAAAAGAATTCACCAAATCAGGGTGGAGAGTACTAATTGTTTGAACGAACAGCGATGGGCACGCTCCAAATTCTCGCGAAGGCACCCTCCCTCTCCGGTCTCGAGCCCCAGATCCTCACGCGCATGGCCTCCCTGGCCACCACGCGCACGCTGTCTCGAGGCGAGTTCCTGTGGCAGGCGGGAGATCCGGCCCGCACCATGACGATCCTGCGAGCGGGCCTGGTCAAGGTGGTGCGTCCCACGCCCAAGGGTCGCTCGGCCATCTGCGGCATCTTCGGCCCGCCGGAAAGCGTCGGCGACCTCGCGCTGCTCAAAGACGTGCCCTACCCGGCAGGCGCCGTGGTCGCCACGGAGACCGCCACCATCGTGCAGATCCCCCGCCCGATGGTGATGGAGGCGATGCGACAAAGCCCGGCACTGGCAGCGTCCATCGCTTCGGGAATGTGGAACAAGTTGGTTGCCTTGCACAACAAGATCGACGTCCTGAGCGCGGGCTCAGTCGAAGCACGGTTGGCCACTTTGTTGCTCAAGCTGTACGATCAGTTCGGCGACGAATACTATAGCGAAACGTCCAAGATCCCCGTGACGCTGTCCCGCCGAGACCTCGCGGAGCTGGTTAGCACCTCGTTCGAAACCGCGATCCGGGTGATGAGCCGTTGGGCCACTGAAGGCGTTCTCGAAACCAACACCGACGGCTTCACGATTCACAGATTGGACACACTGCGCGAGATCGCCGGCATTTTCGATGCCGGCGAGCCGTCCGCCGAGTAAGGCGCGGCCCGCGGGCAACTCCAGCTTCAACACGGCGCGGCCGCTGGCTGAGTTTGTAGCGCGCGGCCGCCCGCCAGGATCAGCCGAGCCACGCGCGATCAAAACGTGGCGCTTGTTGAGGGTCGTTCCCGGCCTTGCCGGGAAGAGAGAAGCGGCCTCGGCTAGAGCTGTGCGCAGCTACCAGGATCGCGCTCGCCAATAGAGGAAGACCCGGCACCTGGTTTTCGAGTCCGACCCCGGGTCTTCACGGGCGCGGAATTGGGGTTCCGCTTGCGTCAGCAGCGTCTGCCAGTGTCAGGGAACCCGTACCCAATTCCTGGGGATGACGATCCTCGACGGACGGGTTCTCGATTGCGGCCAGAGTGGTCGGCGCTTCGTGGTGTGCAGCGACTGCGGCCGCAGGCGGCAGAAATATCGCTGGGTGAGCTGCGCTGAGATTCGCACTTCGAGCCGCGCGGCGGCGAGCACGCGTTTCGCGCGTGCGGAAAAGCTCGGCGAACGACCTGCAGCGCGTCGAAGTAGCGCTGACCGCGCTGATTGCAGCTCGGTTAGGGCACCACGTCCTGTCCGTGGGCGGACTCCTCACACCGGCGGACGAGGTGCCGAGATTCCACGACTGCGGATCGCCCGACGCCGGCTGGCACATCGAGCCGGCCGCGGCTCAGGTCGCGAAGAACAGGCCAAGTGTCCCCAATATCTTTAGTTCGTCGGCGGCGAGCAGCTACTGCATTGAGTTGTTCTCCGCATCGACCAAGCTCCACGTCGAGTGCGCCTGGACGCGAGCGTAGGCATCAGAAACGATATTTCGAATGACAGTCCGTGCAGCCCTCGAGCACGCGGCCGAGCTCGAGGGTGGCTCGAGGTAGATCCTTGGCCTGCGCGGCGCGCATCAGCCGCACCAGCCGCTCGTGGAACGCCTCGTCCTGCTTCTCGAACTGCTGCAGATCGCCCGGGTTTTTGGGCGGCCGATAGCTTCCGGTCTTCAGCGCCGTCTCAGTAAGGGTGCGCGCACCGTGCACTTTCTTGATGCCCCCGGCAATGGCGGCCAGGTCGTTGTTTGCAATGGCCGTGACCCAATCGCGAGTGGCCTCATGCAACACGCGCATTTCATTCTGCACTGGGTTCACACCGGCTGGCAGCTTGGAGGACAAGGCGGCGCCGTGGTCGTGGGTGTCGGATGGTTCCTGGTCGTGCTTGCAGTTGGCGAACAACGCGGTGGCGAGCACTGCGAATGTCAGCGACCATGTCTTCATGATGCCTCCGCGGGGCGCACACGTCGCTCGTCGCTGGCGCGAAAGCCGGCAACGGCGACGGCAGTCCAGAAGAGCATGCGGACCGACATCGCCGCTATGGTGCGACCCTCGAAGGCGCCGCCGCGGAGGACCCAGATCCCGAAGCACGCAAAGGCTACGGCTGTGGCCAGGGCCAAACCACCCGAGAGCCATGCGGCAATACGACGACCCTGGGCGAGGAACACGGCTGTCACTACGTAGGCAAACCCCGCGAGGAAATTGAACCAGACGATGGCTTCCACATAGTTCCCCACTTTTTGCTGGTCCGTCGCGGAGCCAAAGAGCACGCGCCCGCCCGCGACGACGGTTAATACTCCGAAAACGCCAGCCGCCGCAGAGACGATGGTCAACCAGCCAGGACGATGCTTCATGTCGTGCTCTCCCGTGGGCGAGGTGACAAAACGAGCTGGACGGAGTGCCACGCTACGTCGGCTCCCACATTCGAGTAGCGCGTCAATATCGCTCCGCGCAGCACGCCGGTAACCATCCACAACAGGACCTCCACGGGCACGTCGCGGGTGACGAGTCCCTGCTGCTGCGCTCTCAACAGGCAGTCCCGCACGAAGCTAAGCGATCGCTCCACGATCGTCCGCACGCTCTCAGCTTCCGCATCCCCCGCTGCCTCCGCTAGTCGGTCGTTGAAGATCAGACGCAACACCAGGGGCTGTTGGCGACCGAGGGCCAAGCGGCGAAGGAAGAACTCGCGCAAATCGACCATCGGATGGTCGGTCTGTGTTGGGAACGTCGAAAGAAGGCGTTGCTCAAAGCGAGCGATCGCGGCTGCGACGATTTGCTGCATCGATTCGAAGTGGCGGAACAGGGTGGCGTCGGCCACGCCCACTCGCTTCGCAACCTCGGCGGCGGTCAACCCTCGAACACCTCGTGTTGCAATGACGTCCAGGGCGGCATCGGCAATCTGCGTGCGTCGCGCAGCTGCCGGCAGGCGCTTTCGAGCCAGTTGCATAGTAGCGAGCAATCACTAGCACAGACCGAGGCCGGCGTCACGGGGCATTGAGAATGAGCGCAAGATTGGGCGCCACTTGACGAGTGCAGCCCCGAAGCTAATATGTGAGTAAGTACTCACTAACAGAGGAGAATGCATGACGGTCAGAAAGCCAACCGAGGAACGGCGTCGCGAGATCGCTGCAGCGGCCATCAAGATCATCGGGGAGCGGGGCTTGCGCGAGTTCACTGCGGCCCAGTTGGCTGAAGAAGTCGGCATCAAGGATGCGACGATCTTTCGACATTTCAAGGACATGAACGAGGTCAAGGAGGCGGCCCTCGATCGGCTGCAGGGGCTGGTCGACGCAGCCCCGGATCCCATGGCTGCGAACCCGCTCACTCGCCTGGAGCATTTCGTCAGGCTTCGGCTACACGCGGTCTCTGTCCAACCTGGGATCCAGTCCCTGATCTTCTCGGACCAGCTATCCCACGCCCTGGGCGACGAAGGTCCACGGCGGATCGCGGAGCTGAGGAATCGAGGTCGAGATTTCGTCCGGTCGTGCCTGCAGGACGCGGCTCAGCAGGGCCTGATCCGCGAGGACACCGACATCGAGAGCGCAGTTCTCCTGATTACCGGAATGGCGATGGGGTTCTTGTTCGCAGCCAAGGACGGGGCGGTCACCGCACCCGTGACCGAGGTGGAAGAGCGGTGCTGGCAAACCGTCCGGGTGATGCTCGAGCCGAGAGAGGTCAAGCCATGAAGGCGCTGAAGCTGCTCCTCATCGTCACCGGCGTCGGCTTGTTCCTCGCCGCTTTCTACTGGCTGTTGACCAATCGCGGTCCGCTCGCACCAGTGGGCGTACGGGCTGGCAGCGTCATTCGCGCGGACATCAGTCCGAGCGTGTTCGGTATCGGCACCGTAGACGCTCGCCTGGCCTACGCCGTTGGCCCGGTCGCTCCAGGACGAGTCCTCAGGGTGCTGGTGGACCAGGGCGCGGTGGTCAAAGCTGGGCAACTGCTGGCGGAAATGGATCCGGTCGACATGGACCTTCGCGTGCAAGCCGCCAAGAGCGCGGGGGCGCGCTCACGCCAATCCGTCCGCGTGGCGGAAGCTCAAGTCGAGGAAGCAAGGAGCCGCGCCAAGCTCGCCAAAACCAATCAGAACCGTGACCGGGCCCTGTATCAGAAGGGCGTCATCAGCGAGCAGGCTCTCGACAGCAGCAACAACGAGGCGGAGCGGGCTGAGTCGGCGCTGGCAGCGGCGCGGGCCAATGTCGCGCTGGCGAAGCAGGAGGTTGGGCGCACTCGAGCGGAGTCTCGAGGTATCTCCAGCGTGCGCGACAGCTTGAGGATCGTCAGCCCCGTGGACGGCGTGATCGTCTCACGGGAGGTCGAACCGGGAGCGACGGTGGTCGCCGGTCAGGCCGTGTTGCGCCTCGTCGACCCCAAGAGCCTTTGGGTCCGGGCGCGCATCGACCAGTCGCGCGCCCGAGGAGTGCACGTGGGTCAAGAAGCCAGCATCGTGCTGCGCTCTGCGCCCGACGCACCTAGGTCGGGGCGGGTGACCCGCATCGAAATGCAGAGTGATCCGGTCACCGAGGAGCGGATCGTGAACGTGAGCTTCGAGCCACAGCCTGCACAGCTATACATTGGTGAGCTGGCGGAGGTGACCATCAGCCTACCGCGCCAGATCGGCGTGCTCGCCATGCCCAGTGCCGCCGTCTCCCGCAAAGGCAACGAGAAAGGGGTGTGGCAGATGCTGAATGGTCGAGCGCACTTCACGCCGGTCAAGATTGGCAGTCAAGGCCAGGCGGATCTGGTCCAGATATTCTCGGGTGTGAGTGAGGGGGACAGCGTCATCGTCTACAGCTCCGCGCAACTCGAAGAAGGAGTCCGCGTTCGGCAGGAGAGGGTCGAGCCATGATCAATCTCGCTCGTCGGGACGTAGCCAACCATCTCGGTCGCTACCTACTCACTGGTTTCGGGCTGGGGTTGCTCATTGGCGTCACGTTAACCATGGCCGGCGTGTATCGGGGCATGGTCGACGACGCCAAGGTGCTCTTGCGCGCTGGTGGCGCCGACATCTGGGTCGTGCAACAGCACACCTTGGGACCGTTCGCAGAACCGTCCAGCCTCCCCGACGACGCTTATCGGGGCATCGCAGGCCTGCCGGGCGTGGCGGAGACCGGCAACGTTGCCTACCTCACGATGCAGGTTCGCCGCGCCGGCAAAGACGTGCGAGTAATGGTGGCGGGCTACGAGCCCGGGCGGCTTGGCGGCCCGCCCTTTCTCGTCGCCGGGCGACCCATCGCCAGCGCCCACTACGAAGCCGTGGCCGACGTGAAGACGGGTTTCCAGATTGGAGACCGCATCGGTATTCGACGCAACGGTTACACGGTGGTCGGGCTCACCCGTCGCGCGGTGTCATCGAACGGCGATCCGATGGTCTTCATCCCGATCAAGGACGCCCAGCAAGCGCAGTTCCTGAAGGACAACGAGTCCATCGTCAATGACCGGAACCGGCTTGCAGTGGACCCCGCGGTGAATCGGCCCGGTCAGCCGGGCGTGCTGAAAGCGGTCGAGGCGATCCAGACCTCCTCCCATCGAGTCAACACCGTGTTGGTGCGTGTGGAGACGGGGGACGATCCACGTCAGGTGGCCGACGACATCAAGCGCTGGAAGCACCTGACCGCGTACACCAATGGCGAAATGGAAGACATTTTGGTGGCGAAGTTGATCGCGACCGCCGCTCGGCAAATCGCGCTGTTCTTAGTGATTCTGGCGATCGTGAGCGCGGCCATCGTGGCCTTCATCATTTACACGATGACCCTCGGCAAGATCAAAGAGATAGCCGTGCTGAAATTGATCGGTACTCGCGACCGCACGATCGCCTCGATGATCATGCAAGAGGCGCTGGGACTCGGATTCATCGGCTTCTTCGTTGGCAAGTTCGCCGCCACGCTGTGGGCGCCGGTGTTTCCCAAGTACGTTCTGCTACAAACCAACGACGCGGTGGGTGCCTTCGGGCTCACGCTCGTGATTTGCGGGCTGGCTTCGGTGCTGGCGATCCGCGCGGCGTTGCACATCGACCCTGCGGAAGCGATCGGCGGATGAAACCATGACCCACACCGAGCCAGCCATCTTGATCGAGAACCTCACCAAGCGCTACGGCAGCGGTTCCACAGCCGTGGACGCCCTCAAGGGCGTCGACATGCGCATCGAACCCGGCGAGGTGGTGGGACTGATTGGACCCTCCGGCTCCGGCAAGAGCACGTTGTTGAAGTGCTTGGGTGCGGTGATCGAACCAACGTCCGGGCGCTTCACCTTGGCCGGCGACGTGATCTACGAGGACGGCTGGAAGCGCAGCGACTTGCGCGCGTTGCGCCGTGATCGCATCGGGTTCGTGTTCCAGGCGCCTTATCTGATCCCGTTTCTCGATGCCACCGACAACGTGGCGCTGCTGCCAATGTTGGCTGGTGTCAAGAACTCCGTGGCCCGCGCCACAGCGCTGGAGATGCTGACGGCGCTGGACGTACATCACCGCGCGCAAGCGCGTGTTGCCGAACTCTCGGGCGGTGAGCAGCAACGCGTGTCCATCGCACGAGCGTTGGCCAACAGGCCGCCCATCATCCTCGCCGACGAGCCAACCGCTCCGCTCGATGGCGAGCGCGCCCTGGCCGTCGTGCGGATCCTCAATCGCCTTGCCCAGGAGTTCCGGACAGCCATCATCGTCGTCACGCACGACGAGAAGATCATTCCGACGTTCAAGCGCATCTACAACATCCGCGACGGGCGAACCTACGAAGAAGTCGGGGAGGGGCGGGCGATATGAGTCCTAGGGCTCCGACGTGCGACACCGCGGCATCATAGACGTTCGCGCGGGAGAGGGACGCTCCGCCGCGGTCGCGTTCCTCTCGCTCTTCATCTTCATGACCGGCCACGGCGTGTTGGAGACGGCGCGGGACGCGCTGTTCCTGTCGCGTCTGCCGGCGACGCGGCTGCCGTGGGTCTACTTCACCATGGCCGTGGCTGGGCTAGGGGCGGTTTGGCTCGTGCGCCGATCGTCGCGCCGATCCGGCGCCCAGTTGGTCACTAGCCTCGCCATCGCCGCCACTGGCAGTGCGCTCTTGGCGCTGGCCGCTCGCGGGGCAAGCGCCCTCGTCCCGTACGTCGTGTACGTCTGGGTCGGTGTCGTGGCGACCGTCGTTAGCGTTCTATTCTGGCAGTGGCTCGGCGACCGCTTCACTGTCGAACAAGCCAAGCGTCTGTTCGCTCCCATCGGTGCGGGAGGCATGCTGGGCGTGGCGCTCGGATCGCTGTTGGCCGCTTGGTTGGCGACGCGGCTGTCCTCACCGGGGTTGATCGCGGTCGGAGCCGCGTTCCTGATGGGCGCCGCGATCCCAGCCCTCGCCATGCGGAAGAACGACCAGGGCGGCGAACGGACGAGGACTGCTCTCGTCGCGCCATACCGCATCATGGCCAATGAGCCTCACGCGCGACGCCTGCTGTACCTCTCGCTGGCCGCCAGCGTTACCCTGACGCTCGCCGACTACCTGTTCAAGAGCATGGTGGCCACGTTCGTGGGGCGCGAGCAACTGGCAACCTTCTTCGGAGGGTTCTACGGCACCGTGAACTTCTTTGGGCTGGTGCTGCAGGTCGGCGCAACCGCTTGGATCCTCCGCCGCGTGGGTCCGGTTCGGGGCCTCGCCATCCTTCCGACCGTCGCCGCCATCGCCGCCACGGTGTTCGTCGGGGTGCCCGCGCTGGCAGCAATACTCGTCATCAAAGCGGCAGACGAAGCGCTCCGTCATTCCGTCCAGCGGAGCGCGTTCGAGGTGTTGTTCTTGCCGCTGCCCGGGGGCACGCGTCGCTCGATCAAAGGTGTCGTTGAGGTCGTCGGACAGCGCGGTGGACAGGCATTGGCGTCGGCGGCAATTCTGGTCCTGGTAGCGGCGGGGGTGAGCTCTCGCGGATTGGCGATCGGGGTAGCACTGCTGGCGTGCCTCTGGTTGGCTGGTCTGTGGGGCGCCACTCGCATCTACTTGGACCTGTTCCGGCGTCGGCTGCGGGCGGGCGCAAGGTACCTAGCGACCACGCTTCCAGAGCTCAACCTCGGCGCTCTCGAGGTGTTGCTCGCGGCATTGAACAGCATCGAGGAAACGGAAGTCCTCGCGGCGCTTGCCATTCTACGGGAGCAAGGCAGGGGTGATCTGATCCCACCGCTCTTGATGCACCACCCCGCACGCGCGGTAGCCCTGAGTGCGCTCGACTCTTTGGCTCACTCGGGCAGGCGCGACATCGAATACATGATGGAACTTCTCCTTGAGAGCGAGGATCCGGCCCGCAGGGTTGCGGCACTGCTTGGGCTCGAGCAACTTGCCCCCGAGCGGCGCTCGGTGCAGGCCCACCTGGAGGACAAGGACCCCCGCGTGCGCGCCGCAGCACTCGTGGCGCTCGCTCGCCAACCCGAGCACGAACCGCGTGTCGTGCGCCGTGCAGTCGCGAT
This portion of the Polyangiaceae bacterium genome encodes:
- a CDS encoding sigma 54-interacting transcriptional regulator, yielding MQRAAPSVVPVLLFGESGSGQELACTSAPPDERAQAAPVHARRVQHLPETLFESELFGYEYCAFTGANSANRDLVDATVGGTLFVVEIGNRCRRSHGTATGRRGVAHRAPAAEACGRRVAALSPRATPRNLLRGL
- a CDS encoding c-type cytochrome; this translates as MLKLSYLTVFALVLVLPAASCGRAHSVDESERGREVYKLCVPCHGPEGSGNKELGAPAIAGVDAWYVGVQLVKFKSGIRGSHPGDLEGARMQSVARSVHSQRDITAVANHVAQLPPAPARAVVEGDPARGRSLWGRCAGCHGSLASGNRGSGAPPLDRTDDWYLLAQLEKFRRGMRGTHAKDTSGAIMRPMALGLPDDRAMNDVVAYIASLR
- a CDS encoding c-type cytochrome encodes the protein MHKVNAAVVAGAMLCSALAIGCSKSEKKTETGSAAATSAQAAADDPAAEAKRYFDTTCVVCHGKDGKGDGPGAAALNPKPRDYTDAKWQDEVKDDELRKAILEGGAAVGKSAAMPPNPQLKSKPEVVDELVKIVRGFKGK
- a CDS encoding cytochrome c, whose protein sequence is MKTWSLTFAVLATALFANCKHDQEPSDTHDHGAALSSKLPAGVNPVQNEMRVLHEATRDWVTAIANNDLAAIAGGIKKVHGARTLTETALKTGSYRPPKNPGDLQQFEKQDEAFHERLVRLMRAAQAKDLPRATLELGRVLEGCTDCHSKYRF
- a CDS encoding TetR/AcrR family transcriptional regulator; amino-acid sequence: MQLARKRLPAAARRTQIADAALDVIATRGVRGLTAAEVAKRVGVADATLFRHFESMQQIVAAAIARFEQRLLSTFPTQTDHPMVDLREFFLRRLALGRQQPLVLRLIFNDRLAEAAGDAEAESVRTIVERSLSFVRDCLLRAQQQGLVTRDVPVEVLLWMVTGVLRGAILTRYSNVGADVAWHSVQLVLSPRPRESTT
- a CDS encoding NnrS family protein, producing the protein MFLAAAVFGAAAVPAWLYLRQCGYTAASADWHGHELLFGYVLAVVGGFLTGPVSRRAAVGLGVAWLVARVSALVEPFGTVHATATATFAVGLAGLSAPKLLRGPSQPRNRVLGLVVVAILAMAVLTPFAQAHRTRLLLVVIDLYAILITFMGGRLIAAAAAGAYYRSGRQLDARVQPRLEATVFMVLLLLAVSDLVRAPALVTSAIAIVAAGLSLARWLRWRLWTCLGSWSLSALGAGYLWLAVGLGLRALRQHPLWVLPTDALHGLTIGAIGALTLLVMGRTQAMTTGVRPERSHRLLLIAIFVNAATGLRLMAGLTRCLPRTYLLQAAVVAWSSACLVLVWFLLSLPEASRGQKHNGDAGSHDGHDIPNPT
- a CDS encoding Crp/Fnr family transcriptional regulator translates to MGTLQILAKAPSLSGLEPQILTRMASLATTRTLSRGEFLWQAGDPARTMTILRAGLVKVVRPTPKGRSAICGIFGPPESVGDLALLKDVPYPAGAVVATETATIVQIPRPMVMEAMRQSPALAASIASGMWNKLVALHNKIDVLSAGSVEARLATLLLKLYDQFGDEYYSETSKIPVTLSRRDLAELVSTSFETAIRVMSRWATEGVLETNTDGFTIHRLDTLREIAGIFDAGEPSAE
- a CDS encoding TetR/AcrR family transcriptional regulator — encoded protein: MTVRKPTEERRREIAAAAIKIIGERGLREFTAAQLAEEVGIKDATIFRHFKDMNEVKEAALDRLQGLVDAAPDPMAANPLTRLEHFVRLRLHAVSVQPGIQSLIFSDQLSHALGDEGPRRIAELRNRGRDFVRSCLQDAAQQGLIREDTDIESAVLLITGMAMGFLFAAKDGAVTAPVTEVEERCWQTVRVMLEPREVKP